A single region of the Triticum dicoccoides isolate Atlit2015 ecotype Zavitan chromosome 2B, WEW_v2.0, whole genome shotgun sequence genome encodes:
- the LOC119363926 gene encoding uncharacterized protein LOC119363926 isoform X1, translating to MPTIRERRRPKRTAMGRPAGKEQREGFCFFQRAMALEFIIIVSLELRPRRSHSSHFLATSRRRSPSHFKNSERDDVRLPLAAPGRGRGRVSGDAGGGRPEGWSEPAPGLRRRPGGGAGAGPGDGVQAGVQGPVPLRAVRSRHQARRRRVRRDHHFLPPPMREVARPSHGPSTRRGRVGRRRRGVDDQGISRMPAVGRRSRDAAHSLPLFLADDASRKVMRSRLFPSGCTSAPFSNPMLCSPHAPPPLAPPMYFFNFFCAILLNGACTSMDLEVACSFFLVHVLCVAFRRLKIERRCDDTVF from the exons ATGCCGACGATAAGGGAAAGGAGGAGGCCGAAGAGGACGGCAATGGGGAGGCCGGCAGGGAAGGAGCAGAGAGAGGGCTTCTGCTTCTTCCAGCGGGCCATGGCACTCGAGTTCATCATTATCGTGTCCCTTGAGTTGAGGCCCCGTCGCTCCCACTCCTCTCACTTTCTCGCGACATCTCGCCGTCGATCGCCATCCCATTTCAAAAATTCAGAGAGAGATGATGTGCGGCTCCCTCTGGCAGCTCCTGGCCGTGGTCGTGGCCGTGTCAGCGGTGACGCGGGCGGTGGCCGCCCTGAAGGCTGGTCGGAGCCTGCACCGGGACTTCGACGACGGCCGGGTGGTGGAGCTGGCGCTGGACCGGGAGACGGGGTCCAGGCTGGAGTCCAAGGACCGGTACCTCTTCGGGCGGTTCGATCTCGACatcaggctcgtcgccggcgagtccGCCGGGACCATCACTTCCTTC CTCCTCCGATGAGGGAGGTGGCTCGGCCCAGCCATGGCCCTAGCACTCGCCGTGGGAGAGTAGGGCGGCGCCGTCGTGGGGTGGATGACCAGGGGATATCCAGGATGCCGGCGGTGGGTCGAAGAAGCAGAGATGCAGCACATTCTCTTCCTCTCTTCCTTGCTGACGACGCGTCCCGCAAGGTGATGCGTTCTCGTCTCTTCCCTTCTGGTTGCACGTCAGCTCCTTTTTCCAATCCCATGCTCTGCTCTCCTCATGCCCCTCCTCCTCTTGCTCCTCCTATGTATTTTTTTAATTTCTTTTGTGCGATTTTACTCAATGGTGCTTGCACGTCCATGGATTTAGAAGTAGCATGTTCATTCTTCTTAGTTCATGTTTTATGTGTAGCATTTCGTAGGCTAAAAATTGAAAGGAGATGTGATGATACTGTCTTTTGA
- the LOC119363926 gene encoding uncharacterized protein LOC119363926 isoform X2, producing the protein MPTIRERRRPKRTAMGRPAGKEQREGFCFFQRAMALEFIIIVSLELRPRRSHSSHFLATSRRRSPSHFKNSERDDVRLPLAAPGRGRGRVSGDAGGGRPEGWSEPAPGLRRRPGGGAGAGPGDGVQAGVQGPVPLRAVRSRHQARRRRVRRDHHFLPPPMREVARPSHGPSTRRGRVGRRRRGVDDQGISRMPAVGRRSRDAAHSLPLFLADDASRKVMRSRLFPSGCTSAPFSNPMLCSPHAPPPLAPPMYFFNFFCAILLNGACTSMDLEVACSFFLVHVLCVAFRRLKIERRCDDTVF; encoded by the exons ATGCCGACGATAAGGGAAAGGAGGAGGCCGAAGAGGACGGCAATGGGGAGGCCGGCAGGGAAGGAGCAGAGAGAGGGCTTCTGCTTCTTCCAGCGGGCCATGGCACTCGAGTTCATCATTATCGTGTCCCTTGAGTTGAGGCCCCGTCGCTCCCACTCCTCTCACTTTCTCGCGACATCTCGCCGTCGATCGCCATCCCATTTCAAAAATTCAGAGAGAGATGATGTGCGGCTCCCTCTGGCAGCTCCTGGCCGTGGTCGTGGCCGTGTCAGCGGTGACGCGGGCGGTGGCCGCCCTGAAGGCTGGTCGGAGCCTGCACCGGGACTTCGACGACGGCCGGGTGGTGGAGCTGGCGCTGGACCGGGAGACGGGGTCCAGGCTGGAGTCCAAGGACCGGTACCTCTTCGGGCGGTTCGATCTCGACatcaggctcgtcgccggcgagtccGCCGGGACCATCACTTCCTT CCTCCTCCGATGAGGGAGGTGGCTCGGCCCAGCCATGGCCCTAGCACTCGCCGTGGGAGAGTAGGGCGGCGCCGTCGTGGGGTGGATGACCAGGGGATATCCAGGATGCCGGCGGTGGGTCGAAGAAGCAGAGATGCAGCACATTCTCTTCCTCTCTTCCTTGCTGACGACGCGTCCCGCAAGGTGATGCGTTCTCGTCTCTTCCCTTCTGGTTGCACGTCAGCTCCTTTTTCCAATCCCATGCTCTGCTCTCCTCATGCCCCTCCTCCTCTTGCTCCTCCTATGTATTTTTTTAATTTCTTTTGTGCGATTTTACTCAATGGTGCTTGCACGTCCATGGATTTAGAAGTAGCATGTTCATTCTTCTTAGTTCATGTTTTATGTGTAGCATTTCGTAGGCTAAAAATTGAAAGGAGATGTGATGATACTGTCTTTTGA